The Lacrimispora xylanolytica genome has a segment encoding these proteins:
- a CDS encoding ABC transporter ATP-binding protein — translation MKKLITAEGIVKVYDQGGEPQTVLSGVSLEIGEGEFAVVMGPSGSGKSTLLYVLSGMDPADGGTIAFDGRALDGLSEDALADLRRSKIGFVFQQPTLLKNLNILDNILLPSLRDHKKDSQRLKKRARELMDGMGIGELSQREITKVSGGQLQRAGICRALMSQPRIIMADEPTGALNSKTAHEIMDIFAEINREGTALLLVTHDPKVAARAGRVLFMSDGQIVSELRFQNKDEMAQDKNLLEVMEKMKELGI, via the coding sequence ATGAAAAAACTGATCACAGCGGAAGGAATTGTAAAAGTATATGACCAGGGCGGGGAACCTCAGACAGTACTTTCTGGCGTGTCTCTGGAGATAGGAGAAGGGGAATTTGCAGTAGTCATGGGTCCTTCTGGCTCGGGAAAATCCACTCTGCTTTATGTATTAAGCGGAATGGACCCTGCTGATGGCGGAACCATTGCCTTTGATGGCAGAGCGTTAGATGGCCTCTCGGAAGATGCGCTGGCGGATTTAAGGCGCAGTAAAATCGGCTTTGTCTTTCAACAGCCCACTTTGTTAAAAAATCTAAATATCCTTGATAACATTTTACTCCCGTCCTTAAGGGACCATAAAAAGGATTCCCAAAGGCTTAAAAAGAGAGCCAGAGAACTTATGGATGGAATGGGAATTGGGGAGCTTTCCCAGCGGGAAATCACCAAAGTATCCGGAGGCCAGCTCCAGCGGGCAGGAATTTGCCGGGCTCTTATGAGCCAACCAAGAATCATAATGGCAGATGAGCCGACCGGCGCCTTAAATTCCAAAACTGCTCATGAGATCATGGATATCTTTGCAGAAATCAACAGGGAGGGAACGGCCCTTTTACTGGTGACCCACGATCCCAAAGTAGCAGCCAGGGCAGGAAGAGTCTTATTTATGAGCGACGGACAGATCGTAAGTGAGTTAAGGTTCCAGAATAAGGACGAGATGGCCCAGGACAAGAATCTTCTTGAAGTAATGGAGAAAATGAAAGAACTTGGCATATAA
- a CDS encoding ABC transporter permease has translation MFRRIIRNDIVKSPAVSFITFVFIAAAAALVSLAALLMVHLTGAIDGLMVQAKTPHFLQMNSEKPDLARLEQFADNEESVTDFQVLEFLNAEGSEIVIGANNLSESVQDNGLSTQSKSFDFLLSLDGEILHPRDGELFVPIAYGRDGTAHLGDKAVILGKQFIVAGFLKDSQMNSLLASSKRFLISEHDYNEIRDLGSPEYLIEFRLKDLKDLGAFESAYINAGLEADGPTVTYPLFKMMNGVSDGLMIAVILLISALVVLIAFLCIRFTLLEKMEEEAREIGVMKAIGMRTSDLKKLYLGKYAVIGGAGCLLGGMVSLCLSGAALKNIRQTIGEGGSKLLAIGLGAAGMLVIYCFILFFVNRVLRRMGKQSAAQAIRFVGAGETKGKSSRLSLSNQMFFSTNVFLGIKEVLCRKKLYATMLFVIIPSAFIILVPMNLHHTISSPEFSTYMGIGRSDFLIRIQTTPGEEEMGKEIIQRLKGDPEVAEYAVLTTKRFYARSASGSVEPLKIELGSHTTFPVQYVKGKPPEAEGEIALSVLNGSEWNKQVGDTMVLVEDGMERQLVVCGIYSDITNGGKTAKASFDGAWKKPMWTTIAVKAAPLVSAHKKTVEYGESFPFAKISGIDGYILQTFGPTIRAVGRAASIGMVSALFMILLVTMLMMKLLLAKEKYSIAVMKSLGYTFKDISIQYITRFLVILLLGVLLGTVLSNTLGEAMAGALIASFGAAAFRFVIDPVSAYLIMPLLMGSTVLLATLLGTSGIRSIQISQHIKE, from the coding sequence ATGTTTCGACGGATCATCCGCAACGACATTGTAAAGAGTCCTGCAGTATCATTCATTACCTTTGTTTTTATTGCCGCAGCAGCTGCCCTGGTTTCCCTGGCAGCACTGCTGATGGTTCATTTGACCGGGGCCATTGACGGGCTTATGGTTCAGGCAAAAACGCCTCATTTTCTTCAGATGAATTCCGAAAAGCCGGACCTTGCCCGTCTGGAGCAGTTTGCAGACAATGAGGAAAGCGTTACCGATTTTCAGGTCCTGGAATTTCTAAATGCAGAGGGATCAGAAATTGTAATAGGTGCCAATAACTTATCTGAAAGCGTCCAGGATAATGGTCTCTCCACTCAAAGTAAATCCTTTGATTTTCTTCTTTCCCTTGACGGAGAAATCCTTCACCCTAGAGATGGAGAACTTTTTGTTCCCATTGCTTATGGAAGAGATGGCACCGCACACCTTGGAGATAAGGCTGTTATTTTAGGAAAGCAGTTTATTGTGGCTGGCTTTCTTAAGGACTCCCAGATGAACTCCTTACTGGCTTCCTCCAAGCGTTTCCTTATTAGTGAGCATGATTATAATGAGATAAGGGACTTAGGCAGCCCCGAGTATCTCATTGAATTCAGACTAAAGGATCTAAAGGACCTGGGTGCCTTTGAATCTGCCTATATAAATGCCGGTCTGGAAGCCGATGGACCAACGGTGACCTATCCTTTATTTAAAATGATGAATGGTGTATCCGATGGCCTGATGATTGCAGTTATTCTTCTTATCAGCGCTTTGGTGGTCCTCATTGCCTTTTTATGCATTCGCTTTACCCTTCTTGAAAAAATGGAGGAAGAGGCCAGGGAAATTGGGGTCATGAAAGCCATCGGAATGCGTACATCTGATTTGAAAAAGCTGTATCTAGGCAAATACGCAGTCATAGGTGGTGCCGGCTGTCTCCTTGGAGGCATGGTATCCTTATGCCTTTCAGGGGCAGCTCTTAAAAATATCCGTCAGACCATAGGAGAGGGAGGAAGTAAGCTCCTTGCCATAGGTCTGGGTGCCGCTGGAATGTTGGTGATTTATTGCTTCATACTGTTTTTTGTTAACCGTGTATTAAGACGCATGGGCAAGCAATCTGCCGCGCAGGCCATCCGCTTTGTAGGAGCAGGAGAGACAAAGGGAAAATCAAGCAGACTATCCTTAAGCAATCAAATGTTTTTCAGTACAAACGTGTTTCTTGGAATCAAAGAGGTTCTTTGTCGGAAAAAGCTTTATGCCACCATGCTCTTTGTAATAATACCTTCTGCATTTATCATACTGGTACCAATGAATTTGCACCATACCATTTCCTCCCCTGAATTTAGCACCTATATGGGGATTGGACGAAGTGATTTTCTCATAAGAATCCAAACTACACCAGGTGAAGAAGAAATGGGAAAGGAAATAATTCAGAGGTTAAAAGGGGATCCGGAGGTGGCTGAGTACGCAGTATTGACCACCAAACGATTCTATGCCAGATCTGCATCAGGCAGTGTGGAGCCGTTAAAAATTGAACTAGGCAGCCACACCACATTTCCCGTGCAATACGTAAAGGGGAAACCACCGGAAGCAGAAGGGGAGATTGCTCTTTCTGTCCTCAATGGAAGTGAATGGAACAAACAGGTGGGAGATACCATGGTGCTGGTGGAAGATGGCATGGAAAGGCAGTTGGTGGTTTGCGGTATTTATTCGGATATTACCAACGGCGGAAAAACAGCTAAGGCATCTTTTGATGGGGCTTGGAAAAAGCCGATGTGGACAACCATTGCCGTAAAAGCGGCGCCTTTGGTATCCGCTCATAAGAAAACAGTAGAGTACGGGGAGAGCTTTCCCTTTGCTAAGATTTCGGGCATCGACGGTTATATTTTGCAGACCTTTGGACCTACCATTCGTGCCGTAGGGAGAGCCGCTTCCATTGGAATGGTATCGGCACTTTTCATGATTCTTCTGGTTACCATGCTGATGATGAAGCTGCTTCTTGCAAAAGAGAAATATTCCATAGCGGTCATGAAATCATTGGGATATACCTTTAAGGATATTTCTATACAGTATATCACTCGTTTCCTGGTGATTCTTCTGCTGGGAGTCCTGCTTGGTACGGTTCTTTCCAATACGCTGGGAGAGGCCATGGCAGGTGCCTTAATTGCATCTTTTGGAGCCGCAGCCTTTCGATTTGTCATAGATCCTGTATCCGCTTATCTGATCATGCCGTTACTCATGGGAAGTACCGTATTGCTGGCGACTCTTCTTGGAACGTCAGGGATCAGGAGCATTCAAATATCCCAGCATATAAAGGAGTAA
- a CDS encoding MFS transporter — protein sequence MNHKDNAFQKFLLLWLGDLISSIGGGLTAFGLGVYVYQKTGMASHVAMVTLLSFLPTLLLSAPAGVLADRYDRRLIMILGDGLSAFGPLFILFCFLYKDVQMWQIYVGVTISSVFFSLLEPAYRATVTDMLSGDQYTKASGLVQAAGSAKYLISPVIAGFLLRHFDISLLLIIDVSTFFVTLATTLVVRKGLATKEREKDNAFLSDFKEGIRALSKNKGVMTLVWMGTFITLCLGYIQTLASPMILSFSDSTTLGLVQTLMASGMLITSILLGIIPIKKGYVKVLCISLFGSGVFMALFGMKENLTFITISGILFFAMLPLANMSIDYLLRTNIDNELQGRVWGLVGLISQLGYIAAYATSGVLADYVFTPLLIEGGGLSGSVGEILGTGEGRGAGFLIVIAGGLLCIVSIALYRIKAVQKLEGGGDLCFDGSSATTL from the coding sequence ATGAATCATAAAGACAATGCATTTCAGAAATTTCTTCTCCTCTGGCTGGGAGACTTAATTTCTTCCATTGGAGGAGGTCTTACAGCCTTTGGCCTTGGAGTTTACGTGTATCAAAAGACTGGCATGGCTTCCCACGTTGCCATGGTGACACTTTTATCCTTTCTTCCCACTCTGCTTCTCAGTGCTCCGGCAGGGGTATTGGCAGACCGGTATGACCGCAGACTAATTATGATATTAGGCGACGGACTTTCTGCCTTTGGTCCTTTGTTCATCCTGTTTTGTTTCTTATACAAGGATGTACAGATGTGGCAGATATATGTGGGAGTTACGATTAGCTCCGTATTTTTCTCCTTACTGGAGCCGGCTTACCGTGCCACGGTCACCGATATGCTTTCAGGGGACCAGTATACAAAAGCCAGCGGTCTTGTCCAGGCAGCCGGATCGGCGAAATATTTGATTTCACCCGTGATTGCCGGCTTTTTGCTGAGACACTTTGATATCAGTCTCTTGCTTATTATTGATGTGAGTACATTTTTTGTTACTCTGGCAACCACACTGGTGGTTCGAAAGGGATTGGCAACAAAGGAAAGGGAGAAAGACAATGCATTTCTTTCGGATTTTAAGGAAGGAATCCGAGCCCTTTCTAAGAATAAAGGAGTCATGACACTGGTATGGATGGGTACGTTTATCACCTTGTGCTTAGGCTATATCCAGACGCTTGCATCTCCCATGATCTTAAGTTTTTCAGACAGCACCACTCTTGGTCTGGTACAGACCTTAATGGCATCGGGAATGCTCATTACCAGCATCCTTTTAGGAATCATACCCATTAAAAAAGGTTATGTTAAAGTATTATGTATTTCATTGTTTGGCTCTGGGGTGTTCATGGCACTCTTTGGTATGAAGGAGAACTTAACCTTTATAACCATATCAGGAATATTATTCTTTGCCATGCTCCCTCTTGCCAATATGAGTATAGATTATCTCCTTCGTACCAACATTGATAACGAGCTGCAAGGACGTGTCTGGGGGCTTGTGGGACTGATTTCCCAGCTGGGATATATCGCAGCCTATGCAACCTCAGGAGTATTGGCAGACTATGTGTTTACTCCCCTTCTCATAGAGGGCGGAGGGCTGTCTGGAAGCGTTGGAGAGATTCTTGGAACAGGAGAAGGCAGAGGCGCCGGATTTTTAATCGTCATAGCCGGCGGATTGCTGTGTATCGTTTCGATCGCTTTATACCGCATCAAAGCGGTCCAGAAGCTGGAAGGTGGAGGTGACCTATGTTTCGACGGATCATCCGCAACGACATTGTAA
- a CDS encoding TetR/AcrR family transcriptional regulator: MKIIKNPEERKNEILDAADHLFTQKGFDGTSTNDILEAVGIARGTLYYHFKSKEDIMDALIERYSGGILTRAEEIAKNKSIPVYERIVSTVLALNMNHGSGREIIEQIHKPQNALMHFKAQKAVLNGVTPILAGIIREGVEQGLCTTPYPYEAMEMLVVYANTVFDGDMIELTDEERLSRAKAFIFHTERLLGVETGTLTFAKQIFEKDDEDES, from the coding sequence ATGAAAATAATAAAAAATCCGGAAGAACGTAAAAATGAAATATTAGATGCAGCAGATCACTTATTTACCCAGAAAGGCTTTGATGGTACCAGTACCAATGATATTTTAGAAGCCGTTGGCATTGCACGGGGAACCTTATACTATCATTTTAAATCCAAGGAAGACATTATGGATGCCCTGATAGAACGGTACAGTGGAGGCATTTTAACCAGAGCAGAGGAGATTGCTAAAAATAAAAGCATTCCTGTTTATGAACGGATCGTAAGTACGGTTCTGGCACTTAATATGAACCACGGAAGCGGAAGGGAAATCATTGAGCAGATTCATAAGCCACAGAATGCACTGATGCATTTTAAGGCCCAGAAAGCTGTCTTAAATGGAGTGACCCCTATCCTGGCTGGAATTATCAGAGAAGGAGTGGAGCAGGGATTATGCACCACGCCATATCCCTATGAAGCCATGGAGATGCTGGTAGTCTATGCAAATACCGTATTCGACGGAGATATGATAGAGCTGACCGATGAGGAAAGGCTGAGCCGTGCCAAAGCTTTTATTTTTCACACAGAGCGTCTCCTTGGCGTGGAAACAGGAACCCTCACATTTGCTAAGCAAATATTTGAAAAGGATGATGAAGATGAATCATAA
- a CDS encoding GNAT family N-acetyltransferase, translating into MIREFTANDLDVVMKIWLDTNTNAHDFIPASYWQGNFEEVKRMLPEADIFVYENNNAIQGFIGLMENYIAGIFIDSSCQSQGIGKALLNHAKEIRSELSLQVYKNNTGAVKFYVREGFHQVKEQTDEHTGETELVMEWTK; encoded by the coding sequence ATGATTAGAGAGTTTACCGCCAATGATCTTGATGTGGTCATGAAGATCTGGTTAGACACCAACACAAACGCACACGACTTCATTCCAGCCAGCTACTGGCAGGGTAATTTTGAAGAAGTGAAACGCATGCTGCCGGAAGCCGATATTTTTGTATACGAAAATAATAACGCAATTCAAGGCTTTATTGGGCTTATGGAAAATTACATCGCAGGCATTTTTATTGATTCTAGCTGTCAGTCCCAGGGGATTGGTAAGGCACTGTTAAATCATGCGAAGGAAATCCGGTCAGAATTGTCCCTGCAGGTGTATAAAAATAACACAGGAGCCGTGAAATTTTATGTCAGAGAAGGCTTTCATCAGGTAAAAGAACAGACAGATGAACATACTGGTGAAACAGAGCTTGTCATGGAATGGACAAAATGA
- a CDS encoding MerR family transcriptional regulator: MLKIGDFSKLARISIRMLRHYDEIGLLVPKSIDQATGYRYYSEDQLPMACRITSLKEMGFGLAAIGDIIRNYHNPGELAKFLEIKQSEVYSELQETSRRMRLLETAIERLRKDETSMNYNVTLKTMPQRYVASVRDKIPAYDQEGILWNLLMTETSGLNLQYDDNCLSLAVFHDQEHKESDPDVEIQISVKGSYEDTEHVTFKMVPEVEIASAIYKGSYEHITDANHSVASWVNDNGYEFNGSLFCIYHVSPAQTKNPEELVTEVCYPVRLKAQ, encoded by the coding sequence ATGCTGAAAATAGGAGATTTTTCAAAATTAGCAAGGATCAGTATACGGATGCTGCGTCATTACGATGAAATAGGTCTGCTGGTGCCAAAAAGCATAGATCAGGCAACGGGTTACCGCTATTACAGTGAGGATCAGCTGCCTATGGCTTGTCGCATCACATCCTTAAAAGAGATGGGATTTGGACTTGCCGCCATCGGTGATATCATCAGAAATTACCACAACCCAGGGGAACTGGCTAAATTTCTGGAGATTAAGCAGTCAGAGGTGTATTCTGAACTGCAGGAGACCAGCCGCCGTATGAGGCTCCTTGAAACAGCCATAGAAAGGCTGAGAAAGGATGAGACTTCCATGAATTATAATGTAACATTAAAAACAATGCCCCAAAGATATGTGGCAAGCGTCAGAGACAAAATACCGGCTTACGATCAGGAGGGTATCTTGTGGAACCTTCTTATGACAGAGACCTCCGGTCTGAATCTGCAATACGATGATAATTGCTTAAGTCTTGCCGTATTCCATGACCAGGAACATAAAGAAAGCGACCCTGACGTGGAGATTCAGATTTCCGTAAAAGGAAGCTATGAGGATACGGAGCACGTAACATTTAAAATGGTTCCTGAGGTAGAAATCGCATCTGCGATCTATAAAGGCAGCTATGAACACATTACAGATGCCAACCATTCTGTGGCCAGCTGGGTCAATGACAATGGGTACGAATTTAATGGGTCCCTGTTCTGCATTTATCATGTGAGCCCAGCCCAGACGAAGAATCCGGAGGAGCTTGTGACAGAGGTCTGTTATCCGGTTCGTTTAAAGGCGCAATAA
- a CDS encoding helix-turn-helix domain-containing protein — protein MEYRKIGAVIRTLRQEQNMTQKQLADKMNISDKTVSKWERGQGLPDISLMPELTAILGVEMVNLLSGDLTPNESDGGNMKNTKYYVCPSCNSLTFCTGEAEISCCGKKLSSLELKKAGESEKLHVEAMEEDWYITSSHPMNKECYISFLAFASGDRIQVIKQYPEWDLNVRIPKRGHGILIWYSTGQGLLSQLL, from the coding sequence ATGGAGTACCGTAAAATTGGAGCTGTGATCCGCACTCTGAGGCAGGAACAGAACATGACCCAAAAACAGCTTGCAGATAAAATGAATATCAGTGACAAAACGGTCTCCAAGTGGGAGAGGGGCCAGGGGCTTCCGGATATATCACTGATGCCGGAACTGACTGCCATATTAGGAGTCGAGATGGTAAACCTGCTGTCAGGTGATTTAACGCCCAATGAATCCGATGGAGGTAATATGAAAAATACAAAATATTATGTATGTCCTTCCTGCAACAGCCTGACCTTCTGTACCGGAGAGGCGGAGATTTCCTGTTGCGGAAAGAAGCTTTCTTCCCTGGAGCTTAAAAAGGCCGGTGAGAGTGAAAAGCTTCATGTGGAAGCAATGGAAGAGGACTGGTACATCACCAGCAGCCACCCTATGAATAAGGAGTGCTATATCTCATTTCTTGCCTTTGCGTCCGGAGACCGGATTCAGGTCATCAAGCAGTATCCGGAGTGGGATTTAAACGTGCGGATCCCCAAAAGAGGCCATGGGATATTGATCTGGTACAGCACCGGGCAGGGGCTTTTAAGTCAATTGCTTTAA
- a CDS encoding DUF2087 domain-containing protein, whose product MEEKIDISRMLDSSGRIEQFPKKKGSRTAVLEYLADKFMEDREYREKEVNEILEEWHTFGDFFLLRRELIEHKLLNRKPDGSSYWRPKKQEEQS is encoded by the coding sequence ATGGAAGAGAAGATTGATATCAGCCGGATGCTGGATTCCTCTGGTCGAATTGAGCAGTTCCCAAAGAAAAAGGGAAGCAGAACGGCCGTTTTAGAGTATCTTGCTGATAAGTTTATGGAAGACCGGGAATACAGAGAAAAAGAAGTAAACGAAATCTTAGAGGAATGGCATACGTTCGGAGATTTTTTCTTATTAAGGCGGGAACTCATTGAACACAAACTGCTTAACCGTAAACCGGATGGCTCCAGTTATTGGAGGCCAAAGAAACAAGAAGAACAAAGCTAA
- a CDS encoding GIY-YIG nuclease family protein has protein sequence MDKLSRKSLKEQYKSRALIGGVYRIVCKEEKVAWLRSTVDLKGAENRFLFSKSMNSCPEHGMRKLWDKYGEEAFSFEVLEELKKKETQTEEEFSEDIKILLEMWQEKAEEGEEYGRED, from the coding sequence GTGGACAAACTTTCAAGAAAATCCCTGAAAGAACAATATAAAAGCCGTGCTCTTATTGGTGGCGTATACCGAATTGTATGCAAGGAAGAAAAAGTGGCCTGGCTGCGGAGCACCGTGGATTTAAAAGGAGCTGAAAACCGCTTTTTATTTTCCAAGTCCATGAATTCCTGTCCGGAACATGGGATGCGCAAGCTATGGGATAAGTACGGGGAAGAAGCATTTTCCTTTGAAGTCCTGGAGGAATTAAAAAAGAAAGAAACCCAGACCGAGGAAGAATTTTCCGAGGATATAAAAATATTATTGGAAATGTGGCAGGAGAAAGCGGAGGAAGGAGAAGAATATGGAAGAGAAGATTGA
- a CDS encoding LysM peptidoglycan-binding domain-containing protein yields MSSCPQGMTSYTIQAGDTLWLISRRYNTTVDAIMSANRGLMPGNLKVGQTICVPRRGRPQPPAPQPPSPQPPANCPVGLRTYTIQRGDTLWKLSQTYCTTVETIMAINPGINPNNLVEGQVIWIPAGYKFRNFPSWPRMQEESNDELMEGNQISGCPEGHHSYIIQAGDTLWLLSQRYNTTVEALMTANPGINPNNLFVGQVICVPAARVNTCPQPMPQPTPRPQPMPQPTPQPMPQPMPQPTPQPMPRPTPQPMPQPTPQPMPQPTPQPMPQPTPQPMPQPTPQPMPQPTPRPMPQPAPRPMPQPTPQPAPQPAPQPAPQPTPQPESPLVMWVSKAEQNLNNYLRLLWLENVYWLKMAIQSMIFDLPDAGISNARLMQNPRDFEMAMQTFYGNDDAAAFAELLSNHITIANELVTALMNSNANAAADAERRWYANADQMASFLSSINSNWSQESLQNLLRDHLDMIKNSVNDMLAGNFEESVTAFTDIESQATELADIMTDGIIRQFPQYFR; encoded by the coding sequence ATGAGTTCTTGTCCACAAGGAATGACTTCTTACACCATTCAGGCCGGTGACACTCTTTGGCTGATTTCAAGACGCTATAATACTACCGTTGATGCAATTATGTCTGCAAACCGGGGATTAATGCCAGGTAATTTAAAGGTCGGTCAAACCATCTGTGTGCCTCGCAGAGGAAGACCTCAGCCTCCGGCTCCTCAGCCCCCGAGCCCCCAGCCGCCAGCTAATTGTCCGGTAGGATTGCGTACTTATACCATTCAGCGGGGAGATACTCTCTGGAAACTTTCTCAGACCTACTGCACCACCGTAGAGACCATTATGGCAATTAATCCTGGAATCAACCCGAACAATTTGGTTGAGGGCCAGGTAATCTGGATTCCTGCCGGTTACAAATTCCGTAACTTCCCGTCATGGCCCCGTATGCAGGAGGAATCTAATGATGAATTAATGGAAGGCAACCAGATTTCCGGCTGCCCGGAGGGACATCATTCCTATATTATTCAGGCAGGAGATACACTCTGGCTTCTTTCTCAACGCTATAACACCACCGTAGAAGCACTTATGACTGCAAACCCAGGTATTAATCCCAATAACCTGTTTGTAGGTCAGGTAATCTGCGTACCGGCTGCCAGAGTCAATACATGTCCGCAACCAATGCCTCAGCCAACACCAAGGCCTCAGCCGATGCCGCAGCCAACGCCGCAGCCGATGCCGCAGCCGATGCCGCAGCCAACGCCTCAGCCGATGCCACGGCCAACGCCGCAGCCGATGCCGCAGCCAACGCCGCAGCCGATGCCACAGCCAACGCCTCAGCCGATGCCACAGCCAACGCCTCAGCCGATGCCGCAGCCAACGCCGCAGCCGATGCCACAGCCAACGCCCAGGCCAATGCCTCAGCCAGCGCCCAGGCCGATGCCACAGCCGACACCCCAGCCAGCGCCTCAGCCAGCACCACAGCCAGCGCCTCAGCCAACACCCCAGCCGGAATCTCCCCTGGTCATGTGGGTAAGTAAGGCAGAACAGAATTTGAATAATTATCTTCGTCTTCTGTGGCTTGAAAATGTTTACTGGCTGAAAATGGCCATTCAGAGTATGATTTTTGATCTACCGGATGCTGGAATTTCCAATGCACGCCTTATGCAGAATCCAAGAGATTTTGAAATGGCAATGCAGACCTTCTACGGTAACGATGATGCAGCGGCATTTGCAGAGCTGTTATCCAATCATATTACCATTGCCAATGAGCTTGTCACTGCGCTCATGAATTCCAATGCCAATGCTGCCGCAGATGCGGAGAGACGCTGGTATGCCAATGCAGATCAGATGGCTTCCTTCTTAAGCAGCATCAATTCCAACTGGTCACAGGAAAGCTTGCAGAATCTCCTTCGGGATCACCTGGATATGATCAAAAACAGTGTAAATGATATGCTGGCAGGTAATTTTGAGGAAAGTGTAACAGCTTTTACTGATATTGAGAGCCAGGCAACTGAACTGGCAGATATTATGACCGATGGAATCATAAGACAGTTCCCACAGTATTTCAGATAA